A genomic window from Sphingobacterium spiritivorum includes:
- a CDS encoding S8 family serine peptidase, with product MRLKKLAIILAFGTLPVLSFAQKDQKTPENWFNLDFQQDGVMGISTEKAYQTLLKGRKATPVIVAVIDGGVDVKHEDLKDVLWINPKDNNDNGKDNDKNGYINDKYGWNFIGNANGKNVNHDNLELTRLIRKYEPKYISVLPSTPLSAAERREFVAYQGMVSEYAKKLEEAQFGELNYVKLKDQLEIIFKKIGKDTNTLTLADIEAYSPANDQEKMALRIAKRGIQEEKGSVSQFYTQLGEAATYYGDQVKYHLNKEFDPRHIIGDNYDDATERYYGNADVTGPDAEHGTHVAGIIGAKRNNNIGINGVADQVKIMAVRTVPNGDERDKDVANAIRYAAENGAKVINMSFGKSYAYNKKAVDDAVKFAISKDVLLVHAAGNDGQDVDIHKNFPTKYYTDSLDAIQGEADAWITVGASGLYQDDNLVADFSNYGYKTVDVFAPGVKINSTMPGSLYKEQQGTSMASPVVAGLAAMIRSYYPQLTAKETKDIIMKSVVKVDKKVSIKAEDGSKKKVYLDEISVTGGVVNAYQAIAEADKYLSQKKK from the coding sequence ATGAGATTAAAAAAATTAGCTATTATATTAGCTTTTGGTACATTACCAGTTCTTTCGTTTGCACAAAAGGATCAAAAGACCCCTGAAAACTGGTTTAATCTTGATTTCCAGCAGGATGGCGTAATGGGAATCAGTACAGAAAAAGCCTATCAGACATTGTTGAAAGGAAGAAAAGCTACGCCTGTCATTGTCGCTGTTATAGATGGTGGCGTGGATGTCAAACACGAAGACCTAAAAGATGTACTCTGGATCAATCCCAAAGACAATAATGATAACGGTAAAGACAATGATAAAAACGGTTACATCAATGATAAATATGGCTGGAACTTTATCGGAAATGCCAACGGAAAAAATGTCAACCATGACAATCTGGAGCTGACTCGTCTTATCCGTAAGTATGAGCCCAAATATATTTCCGTATTACCAAGTACTCCTTTAAGTGCTGCTGAAAGAAGAGAATTTGTCGCTTATCAGGGTATGGTAAGCGAATATGCAAAAAAACTGGAGGAAGCACAGTTCGGCGAACTAAACTATGTCAAACTGAAAGATCAGTTAGAAATTATCTTCAAAAAAATAGGTAAAGATACCAATACATTGACATTAGCAGATATTGAAGCTTATTCGCCTGCCAACGATCAGGAAAAAATGGCTTTACGTATTGCTAAAAGAGGTATACAGGAAGAAAAAGGATCAGTATCCCAGTTTTATACACAATTAGGAGAGGCCGCAACATACTATGGAGATCAGGTCAAATATCACCTGAATAAAGAGTTTGATCCGCGCCATATCATTGGTGATAATTATGACGATGCGACAGAGCGCTATTATGGAAACGCTGATGTAACCGGTCCGGACGCAGAGCACGGCACACACGTAGCGGGTATCATCGGAGCAAAACGCAATAACAATATCGGGATCAACGGTGTAGCAGATCAGGTGAAAATAATGGCTGTACGAACTGTCCCAAATGGTGATGAACGCGATAAAGATGTAGCAAATGCAATCCGCTACGCTGCTGAGAATGGTGCTAAAGTCATCAATATGAGTTTTGGAAAAAGTTATGCTTACAATAAAAAAGCCGTTGATGATGCCGTCAAATTCGCAATCTCTAAAGATGTATTGTTAGTACACGCTGCAGGTAACGATGGGCAGGATGTAGATATCCACAAAAACTTCCCTACAAAATACTATACAGATAGCCTGGATGCTATTCAGGGAGAAGCGGATGCCTGGATCACAGTAGGTGCAAGCGGACTTTATCAGGATGATAATCTGGTAGCAGATTTTTCCAATTACGGATATAAGACTGTAGATGTATTTGCTCCCGGAGTAAAAATCAATTCTACTATGCCCGGATCTTTATACAAAGAGCAACAAGGTACAAGTATGGCTTCACCTGTAGTAGCAGGTCTTGCCGCTATGATCCGTTCTTATTATCCGCAGCTGACAGCTAAAGAGACAAAAGATATTATTATGAAATCTGTTGTTAAAGTGGATAAAAAAGTATCTATCAAAGCTGAAGACGGCAGCAAGAAAAAAGTATATCTGGATGAAATCAGTGTTACAGGCGGTGTTGTGAACGCATATCAGGCTATTGCCGAAGCAGATAAATATCTGTCACAGAAGAAAAAATAA
- the nth gene encoding endonuclease III, whose amino-acid sequence MLKKDRYRAFVEYFSTHNPDAQTELNYSNPYELLIAVILSAQCTDKRINQITPALFERFPVVEALAVASVDEVFSYIRSVSYPNNKAKHLVGMANMLIEKFNGEVPEQIEDLIKLPGVGRKTANVISSVVYNKPAMAVDTHVFRVSNRLGLTSRATTPLAVEKQLVKFLPEETIAVAHHWLILHGRYICLARKPKCEICPITYMCKYYETQFLKTTHRKLNTGKEQIV is encoded by the coding sequence ATGTTAAAGAAAGATCGTTACCGTGCCTTTGTAGAATATTTTTCTACTCACAATCCTGATGCACAGACCGAATTAAATTACAGCAATCCTTATGAACTTCTCATTGCTGTTATTCTGTCGGCTCAATGTACAGATAAGCGGATCAATCAGATAACTCCGGCACTTTTCGAGCGCTTTCCGGTAGTAGAAGCATTAGCTGTAGCTTCTGTTGACGAAGTCTTCAGTTATATCCGCTCCGTAAGCTATCCCAACAATAAAGCCAAACACCTGGTCGGAATGGCCAATATGCTTATTGAAAAATTTAACGGTGAGGTGCCCGAACAAATCGAAGATCTTATCAAATTACCGGGTGTAGGTCGCAAAACAGCAAATGTAATCTCTTCTGTCGTCTACAATAAACCTGCAATGGCGGTGGATACGCATGTATTCAGGGTAAGTAACAGACTTGGCCTGACCAGCAGAGCGACTACTCCTCTTGCTGTAGAAAAACAGCTGGTCAAATTTCTTCCGGAGGAAACGATAGCTGTTGCACATCACTGGCTTATTCTGCATGGACGCTATATCTGTCTTGCACGAAAACCCAAATGTGAGATTTGCCCTATTACTTATATGTGTAAATATTATGAAACTCAGTTTCTAAAAACCACACACCGGAAATTAAATACAGGTAAGGAACAGATCGTTTAA
- the argG gene encoding argininosuccinate synthase, whose amino-acid sequence MKKVVLAFSGGLDTSFCCIYLTRDLGLEVHSVIVNTGGFSAEELATIEKRAYELGVKSHAVVDETENYYRDSIKYLIFGNVLKNATYPLSVSAERVCQATAIANYAKKIGAECVAHGSTGAGNDQVRFDMIFNTLIPGVEIITPIRDLKLSREAEIEYLSKHGVEYSAEKAKYSINKGIWGTSVGGAETLTSNQYLPDSAWPTPVTSSTPRQVTIDFEHGEPVALDGNKIGAVRVIQELQAIAQPYGIGRDIHVGDTIIGIKGRVGFEAAAPVILIKAHHTLEKHTLTKWQLAWKDQIAGFYGNYMHEGQMHDPVMRDIEAFLASSQSTVNGRVYIELNPYRFTILGIDSPNDLMSNKFGTYGEMNNGWTGDDVKGFSKIFGNQTLIWHKVNAK is encoded by the coding sequence ATGAAAAAAGTAGTTTTAGCATTTAGCGGAGGATTGGATACTTCATTTTGTTGTATTTATCTTACCCGGGATTTAGGTTTGGAAGTTCACTCTGTAATCGTGAATACAGGTGGTTTTTCGGCTGAAGAGTTGGCGACAATTGAGAAGCGCGCATACGAATTAGGCGTTAAGTCACATGCAGTAGTGGATGAAACAGAAAACTACTACCGGGACAGTATCAAATATCTGATCTTCGGCAATGTATTGAAAAATGCTACTTACCCTTTATCCGTTTCAGCAGAACGTGTGTGTCAGGCTACAGCAATTGCTAATTACGCTAAAAAAATCGGAGCAGAATGTGTCGCTCACGGTTCTACAGGAGCCGGAAACGATCAGGTACGTTTTGATATGATCTTTAACACCCTGATTCCTGGTGTGGAGATTATTACACCTATCCGTGATCTTAAGCTAAGCCGCGAAGCCGAAATCGAATACCTGAGCAAACATGGTGTAGAGTATTCTGCTGAAAAAGCTAAGTATTCTATCAATAAAGGTATCTGGGGTACTTCAGTAGGTGGAGCAGAGACATTGACTTCTAATCAGTATCTTCCGGATTCAGCATGGCCTACTCCGGTTACCTCATCTACTCCGCGTCAGGTGACTATCGACTTTGAACACGGCGAGCCTGTAGCACTGGATGGTAACAAGATTGGTGCTGTACGCGTTATTCAGGAACTTCAGGCTATTGCACAGCCTTACGGTATCGGACGTGATATTCACGTAGGTGATACGATCATCGGTATCAAAGGACGTGTTGGTTTTGAAGCAGCAGCTCCTGTTATTCTGATCAAAGCACACCATACTTTAGAAAAACACACGTTAACAAAATGGCAACTGGCATGGAAAGATCAAATAGCAGGTTTCTACGGCAATTATATGCATGAAGGACAGATGCACGATCCTGTGATGCGTGATATCGAAGCCTTCCTTGCAAGTTCACAATCTACAGTCAACGGACGTGTATACATAGAACTGAACCCTTACCGTTTTACAATTCTTGGAATTGATTCTCCGAATGATCTGATGTCTAATAAATTCGGAACGTACGGAGAGATGAACAATGGCTGGACAGGAGACGATGTAAAAGGGTTCTCTAAGATTTTCGGGAATCAGACATTGATCTGGCATAAAGTGAATGCAAAGTAA
- a CDS encoding SusC/RagA family TonB-linked outer membrane protein: MIQCKPFNFVFLLGLLLIFFLSNPSGVLAQENDTQIKGVVKDASTQSVIAGVLVSNQKTKQQTSTDASGAFSIKANVGDVLRFSFLGYEHVNVPVTAIKSIEVAMTASNSMIDEVVVTALGIKREVKSLTYATQQLSGSAVNDVRDNSGNVMSSLTGKVAGAVVTTAATGPGASARVVLRGNKSISGNNNALIVIDGVVFDNSSQQQATGTTYNYGTSDGAANINPDDIESINILKGPSAAALYGSRGANGAIVITTKRGTAGRYQIDYNGSASFDQVNMLTKFQNVYGRGNGGVYADNAAESWGTKAQTYQSNVRDFFENSATFNNTVSTYGGTEKVQGYVSYSNSKIGGIVPGNKLGKNALNLRVNTELIPGLKTDVKLNYLNQKIDNRPRLGDAGTPIEAYIMPRDMTSDELGQYETINPANGQPIRKYWTNSSIYDNPYWSTNRTSVDEQRDRITALGSVTYEFTDRIRLMGRASFDKYIDKTYGKFYDGTVSLGDVRKGGKYYETNARYWERNLDVLLTGDQDLSEQIKLNFTAGASALTRKYSITQDMANGLSIPNHFSLTAATTPEFPIVQDYERRLNSVYGSLQFGFFDYLFLDMTARNDWSSTLKSPHSYFYPSVGVSAVFHEALKLPEWVTFGKVRGSYTIVGNDAEPSLLRQLYLFSQGAGQGFISRSPNKSIEDLKPEKTKSLEVGLDMKFFDNRLGFDFTYYKANTINQLLFIGMPMASGFSRQYINAGDIRNSGMELQLNATPVRKANFSWQTGINFSANTNKVIELSEKTKQVNVTDNTKYATVVVKEGERYGDLYGHKWKVDAATGKYVVGANGLPIVEANKKLGNFNPDALVGWSNSFSYKNFQLNTLIDARIGGEIVSGTAAYLAAFGVGDFTENAREGGLVLDAVTESGAANTTAITAQQLWTTVSQNGRDAWGEFFTYDMTNVRLREVALSYKFKLKEQHFIKNAQVSVTGRNLFFFYRGKSTLNIPGIGKRNNPIDPEAALGAGNYQGVELGLPPSVRTFGMNVKLTF; encoded by the coding sequence ATGATACAATGTAAACCATTTAACTTTGTATTCTTGTTAGGACTCCTGCTGATTTTTTTCTTGTCAAACCCTTCAGGTGTGTTGGCTCAGGAAAATGATACGCAGATAAAAGGAGTGGTCAAAGACGCTTCTACTCAGTCCGTAATTGCAGGAGTATTAGTTAGCAACCAGAAAACCAAACAGCAGACCAGCACAGATGCTTCCGGTGCTTTCAGCATCAAAGCAAATGTAGGAGATGTACTGAGATTCTCCTTTCTAGGCTACGAACATGTCAACGTTCCGGTTACGGCAATAAAATCGATAGAAGTCGCTATGACAGCGAGCAATTCTATGATAGATGAGGTGGTCGTGACAGCACTGGGAATTAAGCGGGAAGTCAAATCCCTGACTTATGCGACTCAGCAATTGTCTGGGTCTGCAGTAAATGATGTGCGTGATAATAGTGGTAACGTAATGAGCAGCCTGACGGGGAAGGTTGCCGGAGCCGTTGTCACTACAGCAGCTACAGGACCGGGAGCTTCGGCCCGTGTCGTGCTTCGCGGAAATAAGTCTATCAGCGGCAATAATAATGCACTGATCGTGATTGATGGAGTTGTTTTTGATAACTCCAGTCAGCAGCAGGCTACCGGAACTACTTATAACTACGGTACAAGTGATGGAGCTGCCAACATCAATCCGGACGATATCGAATCTATCAATATCCTAAAAGGACCTTCTGCAGCAGCTTTGTACGGTAGCCGCGGAGCGAATGGTGCTATTGTCATTACAACAAAGCGCGGAACGGCAGGACGTTATCAGATTGACTATAACGGGAGTGCTTCTTTTGACCAGGTAAATATGCTGACCAAATTTCAGAATGTCTACGGAAGAGGAAACGGAGGCGTGTATGCGGATAATGCTGCAGAGAGCTGGGGGACAAAAGCACAGACCTACCAGAGTAATGTAAGGGACTTTTTTGAGAATTCAGCTACCTTCAATAATACGGTCAGTACCTATGGCGGAACCGAAAAAGTACAGGGATATGTGTCTTATTCTAACAGTAAGATCGGAGGAATTGTACCCGGAAATAAGTTGGGCAAGAACGCTTTGAATCTGAGAGTCAATACCGAACTGATCCCGGGCTTGAAAACGGATGTAAAACTGAATTATCTAAATCAAAAAATAGATAACAGACCTCGTCTTGGAGATGCAGGCACACCTATCGAAGCTTATATTATGCCCAGAGATATGACATCGGATGAACTTGGACAATACGAAACCATCAATCCGGCGAATGGCCAGCCTATACGTAAGTACTGGACGAATTCTTCCATTTATGACAATCCGTACTGGAGTACAAACCGCACTTCTGTAGATGAACAGCGTGACCGTATTACCGCTTTAGGTTCGGTGACTTACGAATTTACAGATCGTATTCGTCTAATGGGAAGAGCCAGTTTTGACAAGTATATCGATAAGACCTATGGTAAATTCTATGACGGTACCGTTTCATTGGGAGATGTACGTAAAGGAGGTAAATATTATGAGACCAACGCCAGATACTGGGAACGTAATCTGGATGTGCTCCTTACAGGTGACCAGGATCTGTCAGAGCAGATTAAACTGAATTTTACGGCAGGAGCGAGTGCACTGACACGTAAATATTCCATAACGCAGGATATGGCCAACGGCTTGTCTATTCCAAATCATTTTTCTTTGACTGCTGCGACCACACCTGAATTTCCGATCGTACAGGATTACGAAAGAAGGCTCAACTCTGTATACGGAAGTCTGCAGTTCGGATTTTTTGATTACCTGTTTCTGGATATGACTGCACGTAACGACTGGTCTTCAACATTAAAATCTCCACATAGCTATTTCTATCCGTCTGTAGGTGTTTCAGCGGTATTCCATGAGGCTCTGAAATTGCCGGAATGGGTAACCTTCGGAAAGGTCAGAGGATCTTATACTATCGTTGGTAATGATGCTGAGCCCTCTTTACTTAGACAGTTATATCTCTTCTCACAGGGAGCCGGACAAGGTTTTATTTCGCGGTCACCAAATAAATCTATTGAAGACCTTAAGCCTGAAAAAACGAAATCTCTGGAAGTGGGTCTGGATATGAAATTCTTTGATAATCGTTTAGGATTTGACTTTACCTATTATAAAGCGAACACAATCAATCAATTGTTGTTTATAGGAATGCCTATGGCCAGTGGATTTAGCCGTCAGTATATTAATGCCGGAGACATCCGCAACAGTGGTATGGAACTGCAACTGAATGCGACACCTGTTCGTAAAGCGAACTTCTCCTGGCAGACAGGAATTAATTTCTCCGCCAATACCAATAAGGTGATTGAGTTGAGCGAAAAGACAAAGCAGGTAAATGTCACGGATAATACAAAATATGCAACAGTCGTGGTTAAAGAGGGAGAACGCTATGGCGATCTGTACGGACATAAATGGAAAGTGGATGCTGCGACAGGTAAGTATGTTGTAGGTGCCAATGGCCTTCCGATCGTAGAAGCCAATAAAAAATTAGGCAATTTTAATCCGGATGCACTAGTAGGATGGAGCAACAGCTTCAGTTATAAAAACTTTCAGTTGAATACCCTTATTGATGCGCGCATCGGAGGTGAAATTGTCTCCGGTACGGCAGCTTATCTGGCCGCTTTCGGAGTCGGTGATTTCACAGAGAATGCACGTGAGGGCGGATTAGTACTGGATGCTGTTACAGAATCCGGTGCAGCCAATACAACAGCCATCACTGCACAGCAACTCTGGACTACGGTGTCCCAAAACGGACGGGATGCATGGGGTGAGTTTTTTACATATGATATGACCAATGTAAGGTTACGTGAAGTAGCACTCTCCTATAAATTCAAATTGAAAGAACAGCATTTTATCAAAAATGCGCAGGTATCAGTGACAGGTAGAAACTTGTTCTTTTTCTACCGTGGTAAATCTACCCTCAATATCCCGGGAATCGGAAAAAGAAACAATCCGATAGATCCTGAGGCAGCATTGGGAGCCGGAAATTATCAAGGTGTTGAACTCGGACTTCCGCCATCGGTAAGAACTTTTGGTATGAATGTAAAACTGACTTTTTAA
- the argC gene encoding N-acetyl-gamma-glutamyl-phosphate reductase — MEKIKVGIVGSAGYTGGELLRVLIYHPHVEIVFAQSASNSGNKIYDVHNDLFGDTELAFSSDICDNIDVLFLCVGHGDARKFLDANIIAEHVRIIDLSQDYRLRANTDYQHKQFVYGLPELNRDLIKTAHYIANPGCFATNIQLALLPLAGQGLLPDQIHINATTGSTGAGQKPGATTHFSWRNNNLSAYKSFEHQHLQEISESLDQLQNGFLPISDKTLLDRAAEKINFVPQRGDFTRGIFSAIYVESDLSEEEAYKLYDLYYAGHPFTHVSRANVDLKQVVNTNKSIIHLEKHGNKLLILNVTDNLLKGASGQAVQNMNLMFGLDECAGLQLKSVGF, encoded by the coding sequence ATGGAAAAGATTAAAGTAGGAATTGTAGGATCTGCAGGATATACGGGCGGAGAGCTTCTTCGGGTATTGATCTATCACCCACATGTAGAGATCGTATTTGCTCAGAGTGCTTCTAACTCGGGAAATAAAATTTACGATGTGCACAATGACCTGTTCGGAGATACCGAACTCGCTTTCTCGTCAGACATCTGCGATAATATAGACGTACTGTTCTTATGTGTTGGACATGGTGATGCACGCAAATTTCTGGATGCCAATATTATTGCGGAGCATGTGCGTATTATTGATTTGTCACAAGACTATCGTCTGCGCGCAAATACTGACTATCAGCACAAACAATTTGTCTACGGGCTACCGGAGTTAAACAGAGATCTGATCAAAACAGCTCATTATATTGCTAATCCGGGCTGTTTTGCTACCAATATCCAACTGGCATTATTACCATTAGCCGGACAGGGATTACTACCGGATCAGATCCATATCAATGCGACTACCGGATCTACCGGTGCGGGACAAAAACCGGGTGCAACGACTCATTTCTCCTGGCGCAATAATAACTTATCTGCTTACAAATCCTTTGAGCATCAGCATTTGCAGGAGATCTCTGAATCACTGGATCAGTTGCAAAACGGATTCTTGCCTATTTCTGATAAAACACTGTTGGATCGTGCCGCAGAAAAGATCAATTTCGTCCCACAAAGAGGAGATTTCACAAGAGGCATTTTTTCCGCTATCTATGTAGAATCTGATCTGAGCGAAGAAGAGGCATATAAGCTGTATGACTTGTATTATGCCGGTCATCCGTTTACACATGTGAGCCGTGCAAATGTAGATCTTAAGCAGGTAGTCAATACGAATAAGAGCATTATTCACCTTGAAAAACACGGGAATAAATTATTAATCCTTAATGTAACCGATAATCTGCTGAAAGGTGCTTCCGGGCAGGCTGTTCAGAATATGAATCTGATGTTTGGACTGGATGAATGTGCCGGTCTCCAACTAAAGAGCGTAGGATTCTAG
- a CDS encoding GNAT family N-acetyltransferase produces MTISDFLIIPAKPEHTHYAEIICDEMFESAKARGTGIARRKPEYVANKMTEGKAVIALHRDGRWAGFCYIETWSHGDYVANSGLIVNPEFRKVGLAKAIKKRVFELSREKYPHAKIFGLTTGLAVMKINSDLGYEPVTYSELTTDDEFWKGCQSCVNYDILVSKERKNCMCTAMLWDPVEKERELKEKIQRKMEAKERLDRIAKKQSLLKRIEAKLWKSTKKMVMAVFPYHRKPAKGF; encoded by the coding sequence ATGACAATTTCAGATTTTTTAATTATTCCGGCCAAACCAGAACATACACACTATGCAGAGATCATATGTGATGAAATGTTCGAATCTGCGAAAGCTCGCGGTACTGGTATTGCACGTCGTAAACCGGAGTATGTGGCGAACAAGATGACGGAGGGTAAGGCTGTAATTGCATTGCACAGAGATGGCAGATGGGCCGGCTTCTGTTATATTGAGACATGGAGCCATGGTGACTATGTTGCCAATTCAGGTCTTATTGTTAATCCTGAATTTCGTAAAGTGGGACTGGCCAAAGCAATCAAAAAACGTGTCTTTGAATTGTCCCGAGAGAAATATCCGCATGCCAAGATTTTTGGACTGACAACGGGACTGGCCGTGATGAAGATCAATTCGGATCTGGGATATGAGCCCGTAACCTATTCTGAACTGACAACAGATGATGAATTCTGGAAAGGCTGTCAAAGCTGTGTGAACTATGATATACTGGTCAGTAAAGAACGGAAAAACTGTATGTGTACAGCTATGTTGTGGGATCCGGTAGAGAAGGAACGCGAGTTGAAAGAAAAGATACAGCGTAAAATGGAAGCGAAAGAACGTTTGGATCGTATTGCCAAAAAGCAATCCCTATTGAAACGTATTGAAGCGAAATTGTGGAAATCCACAAAAAAAATGGTGATGGCGGTTTTTCCATATCATCGTAAACCTGCAAAAGGATTTTAA
- a CDS encoding S9 family peptidase codes for MIRKITIWTGALVALSSCSSNNNMSENKPLQWPDVTAPVAAIKPHQRVIHGDTVTDNYYWMIDYFKKGPDSSNVVSYLEAENAYTAAVMKQTEPFQQRLFDELKSRIKETDESVPYFKNGYYYYTRTLEGQQYYKYCRKKGSLDAPEEILLDVDAMAKGHAYYAVGGLSVSPDNKLLAYGVDTVSRREYIVHIKNLETGKIMSDRISRTSGGTTWANDNKTLFYTAKNPVTLLSEKIKRHTLGTDEKSDVTVYHEKDNTNYIGVSKSKNGKYIMIYSGGTLSSEEYILNADDPNGVFKIFQPRIKDVLYSVTALEDRFLIVTNDNAKNFKVMECPLDKTGKENWKEMIPHRADVLVSDIDEFKDFLVISERKNGLTQLAVRNLKDGKQHYLDFGEAAYTVSPSTNVEYNLSTVRYGYTSLVTPSSTYEYNMETHEKKLLKQQPVLGGYDAGNYTTERIFAKAKDGTSVPISIVYKKGFKKDGQSPLLLYAYGSYGASMDPSFSSTRLSLLDRGFVYAIAHIRGGEEMGRQWYEDGKMMKKKNTFTDFIDCGQYLIDQQYTSKGHLYAKGGSAGGLLMGAVVNMAPDLWNGVIANVPFVDVVNTMLDETIPLTTNEYDEWGNPNTKAAYEYMKSYSPYENVEKKDYPNMLVTTGLHDSQVQYFEPAKWVAKLRATKTDKNILLLKTDMDYGHGGASGRFDYLKEVALEDAFLFALEGITK; via the coding sequence ATGATCAGAAAAATTACCATATGGACAGGAGCTTTAGTCGCGCTATCCTCTTGTTCTTCAAATAATAATATGTCAGAAAACAAACCATTACAATGGCCGGATGTCACTGCGCCGGTCGCTGCTATCAAACCACACCAACGTGTCATTCATGGAGACACCGTTACGGACAACTACTATTGGATGATCGATTATTTTAAAAAGGGACCCGATTCTTCTAATGTTGTCAGTTATCTTGAGGCTGAAAATGCCTATACAGCTGCTGTAATGAAGCAGACAGAACCCTTTCAGCAACGCCTGTTTGATGAACTGAAAAGCAGGATTAAAGAAACTGACGAATCTGTTCCGTACTTCAAAAACGGATATTATTATTATACACGTACATTAGAAGGACAGCAATATTATAAATACTGCCGTAAAAAAGGTAGCCTGGATGCTCCTGAAGAAATACTGCTGGATGTGGATGCAATGGCAAAAGGACATGCTTATTATGCTGTAGGTGGTCTGTCTGTGAGTCCGGATAACAAATTATTAGCCTACGGTGTGGATACAGTGTCACGTCGTGAATATATTGTGCATATAAAGAACCTGGAGACTGGAAAGATCATGAGCGATCGTATTTCGCGTACAAGTGGAGGTACAACATGGGCAAATGATAATAAAACTTTGTTTTACACAGCCAAAAATCCGGTCACATTGCTCAGTGAGAAAATAAAAAGACATACGCTGGGCACAGATGAAAAAAGTGATGTCACCGTATATCATGAAAAAGATAATACCAATTACATTGGCGTGAGTAAGTCCAAAAATGGAAAATATATAATGATTTATAGCGGAGGTACATTATCTTCAGAAGAATATATTCTGAATGCAGACGATCCGAACGGAGTATTCAAAATCTTCCAGCCGCGCATTAAAGATGTACTCTATTCTGTAACGGCATTGGAAGATAGATTTTTGATCGTCACCAATGATAATGCGAAGAATTTTAAGGTTATGGAATGTCCACTGGACAAGACCGGAAAAGAAAACTGGAAAGAGATGATCCCTCACCGTGCAGATGTACTGGTCAGTGACATTGATGAATTCAAAGATTTCCTGGTGATTTCCGAGCGTAAAAACGGACTGACACAATTAGCTGTACGGAATCTGAAAGATGGTAAACAGCATTACCTGGATTTTGGGGAGGCAGCTTATACAGTTTCTCCCAGTACAAATGTAGAATACAATCTGAGTACGGTACGTTACGGGTATACGTCGCTGGTGACTCCTTCTTCTACCTATGAGTATAATATGGAGACACATGAAAAGAAATTACTGAAACAGCAACCGGTATTAGGTGGATACGATGCGGGTAACTATACTACCGAACGCATTTTTGCAAAAGCAAAAGATGGTACATCCGTACCTATATCCATTGTATACAAGAAAGGATTCAAAAAAGATGGTCAATCTCCTCTGTTGCTCTATGCTTACGGTTCCTATGGAGCATCTATGGATCCGAGTTTTTCATCTACCCGGTTGAGTTTGCTGGATCGCGGATTTGTATATGCCATTGCTCACATCAGAGGAGGTGAGGAGATGGGACGTCAGTGGTACGAAGACGGTAAAATGATGAAAAAGAAAAACACCTTTACCGATTTTATCGATTGCGGACAATATCTGATAGATCAGCAGTATACAAGCAAAGGTCATCTGTACGCTAAAGGTGGCAGCGCCGGAGGGTTGTTAATGGGAGCTGTGGTGAATATGGCACCCGATCTGTGGAACGGTGTAATTGCTAATGTTCCCTTTGTCGATGTTGTCAATACCATGCTGGATGAAACGATTCCGTTGACGACAAATGAATACGATGAATGGGGAAATCCGAATACAAAAGCTGCATATGAATATATGAAGAGCTATTCACCCTATGAGAATGTAGAAAAAAAGGATTACCCGAATATGTTGGTGACAACAGGACTTCATGATAGTCAGGTACAGTATTTCGAACCGGCGAAATGGGTAGCCAAACTGAGAGCAACCAAGACGGACAAAAATATTCTGTTGCTAAAGACGGACATGGACTACGGTCACGGAGGAGCATCCGGAAGATTTGATTACCTTAAGGAAGTGGCGCTGGAAGACGCGTTCCTTTTTGCTTTGGAAGGTATCACCAAATAG